From a single Variovorax paradoxus genomic region:
- a CDS encoding FMN-binding negative transcriptional regulator: MYVSKHHALPEPGEAQALIEAYPLGAWVVPGTEGLVANHVPFLLDRSRGPFGTLMGHVSRANPVWKQLPASGHSVVMFQGPQSYITPGWYPGKQEHGKVVPTWNYAVAHAHGAARAIDDEHWLRDMLARLTAAHESSKPRPWRMTDAPADFIDKLLHAVVGIEIPIERLVGKLKASQDEALQDRLGTVSGLAAEGSENAAAMACLVERAIQPLR, encoded by the coding sequence ACGTATCAAAGCACCACGCACTGCCCGAGCCCGGCGAAGCCCAGGCACTGATCGAGGCCTACCCGCTCGGCGCATGGGTCGTACCCGGCACCGAAGGACTGGTCGCCAACCATGTGCCTTTTCTGCTCGACAGGTCGCGCGGCCCCTTCGGAACACTGATGGGCCATGTGTCGCGTGCCAATCCTGTGTGGAAGCAACTGCCCGCTTCAGGGCACTCGGTGGTCATGTTCCAGGGCCCTCAGTCGTACATCACGCCTGGCTGGTATCCGGGCAAGCAAGAGCACGGAAAGGTCGTGCCGACCTGGAACTACGCCGTCGCACATGCACACGGGGCAGCGCGAGCCATCGACGACGAACACTGGCTGCGCGACATGCTGGCGCGGCTCACGGCTGCGCATGAGTCCTCGAAGCCAAGGCCTTGGCGGATGACGGACGCGCCAGCTGATTTCATCGACAAGCTCCTGCATGCCGTGGTGGGCATCGAGATTCCGATCGAACGCCTGGTCGGCAAGCTCAAGGCGAGCCAGGACGAAGCACTGCAAGACAGGTTGGGCACCGTGAGCGGGCTTGCCGCCGAAGGGAGCGAGAACGCCGCGGCCATGGCTTGCCTTGTCGAGCGCGCCATCCAACCGCTGCGCTGA